In one Halosimplex halophilum genomic region, the following are encoded:
- a CDS encoding extracellular solute-binding protein, translating to MPTQRSAGGRSASHTDGRSGVGAIGADDDGATRRGFLTGLGAAGAVGLSAGLGGCVGSVGSVVGADGDDSDGERPVSVLAAGSLQLAFSEGLRAAVDRRVQVEAHGSVTAARLVAAGKRDPDVVALADTALFDRVLPAGWHAAFATNALVVAYDAESEVGRRVGTAERWFDPLLAGDATLGRTDPDLDPLGYRTLFALNLASEYYDRPSLRDALVDPRAVYPETSLLSRFETGDLDAAVVYRSMAEDRGYDYVDLPAELDLSDPDRADAYRAASYDLPTGETVRGGPIAYGAVARRDADRVAEAFEALVGGEYLGDHGFAVPETFPEYSGDVPRAHRP from the coding sequence ATGCCGACACAACGGTCGGCCGGCGGGCGTTCCGCGAGTCACACTGACGGGCGTTCCGGCGTCGGTGCCATCGGCGCGGACGACGATGGCGCCACCCGACGCGGATTCCTGACCGGGCTCGGCGCGGCTGGAGCGGTCGGCCTGTCGGCGGGACTGGGTGGCTGTGTCGGGAGCGTCGGGAGCGTCGTCGGTGCGGACGGCGACGACAGCGACGGCGAGCGGCCGGTGTCGGTTCTGGCCGCCGGCAGCCTCCAGCTCGCCTTCTCGGAGGGTCTGCGCGCGGCGGTCGACCGGCGGGTACAGGTGGAAGCTCACGGCTCCGTGACGGCCGCGCGGCTGGTCGCCGCGGGCAAGCGCGACCCGGACGTGGTCGCGCTGGCCGACACGGCGCTGTTCGACCGCGTGCTCCCGGCCGGCTGGCACGCCGCGTTCGCGACGAACGCGCTCGTGGTCGCGTACGACGCCGAGAGCGAGGTCGGCCGCCGCGTCGGCACAGCGGAGCGGTGGTTCGACCCGCTGCTCGCAGGCGACGCAACGCTCGGGCGGACCGACCCGGACCTGGACCCGCTGGGCTACCGCACGCTGTTCGCGCTCAACCTCGCGAGCGAGTACTACGACCGGCCGAGCCTGCGCGACGCCCTCGTCGACCCGCGGGCCGTCTACCCCGAGACTTCGCTGCTCTCGCGGTTCGAGACCGGCGACCTCGACGCCGCCGTCGTCTACCGGAGCATGGCCGAGGATCGGGGCTACGACTACGTCGACCTCCCCGCCGAACTCGACCTCAGCGACCCCGACCGGGCCGACGCGTACCGCGCGGCCAGCTACGACCTCCCGACCGGCGAGACCGTGCGGGGCGGCCCCATCGCCTACGGCGCCGTCGCCCGACGGGACGCCGACCGGGTCGCCGAGGCGTTCGAGGCGCTCGTCGGCGGCGAGTACCTGGGCGACCACGGCTTCGCCGTCCCCGAAACGTTCCCCGAGTACAGTGGTGATGTCCCGCGTGCCCACCGCCCGTGA
- a CDS encoding molybdate ABC transporter permease subunit: MSRVPTAREFSPWGTAAPLLGGLLLALYTVPVAWLLVAQPPGTVLAALDAPFVVDAARNTLLSASVSTALATLFGVPLAYWLARARFRGRALVTAVVAFPLVLPPVVSGMVLLSAVGPEGLAGLLGVEVTGTVAGVVLAQTFVASPFVVLTARSAFERVDAHTEEAARTLGATEWRTFRRVTLPLARRGILAGVTLAFARAAGEFGATLVLAYYPRTLPVQIWATFQGRGLEAAYPVAVVLLALASGALVLINLLGESAPVLPE, encoded by the coding sequence ATGTCCCGCGTGCCCACCGCCCGTGAGTTCTCGCCGTGGGGCACGGCCGCGCCCCTGCTCGGTGGGCTGTTGCTCGCCCTCTACACCGTCCCGGTCGCGTGGCTGCTCGTCGCCCAGCCCCCGGGTACGGTGCTCGCGGCGCTGGACGCGCCGTTCGTCGTCGACGCCGCCCGGAACACGCTCCTCTCGGCGTCGGTCAGCACCGCGCTGGCGACGCTGTTCGGCGTGCCCCTGGCCTACTGGCTCGCCCGCGCGCGGTTCCGCGGCCGGGCGCTCGTCACCGCGGTCGTCGCCTTCCCGCTCGTGCTCCCGCCGGTCGTCAGCGGGATGGTCCTCCTGAGCGCGGTGGGGCCGGAGGGGCTCGCCGGCCTGCTCGGCGTCGAGGTCACCGGGACCGTCGCGGGCGTCGTCCTCGCGCAGACGTTCGTCGCCTCGCCGTTCGTCGTCCTCACCGCCCGGAGCGCCTTCGAGCGCGTCGACGCCCACACCGAGGAAGCCGCCCGGACGCTCGGCGCGACGGAGTGGCGGACGTTTCGGCGCGTGACCCTCCCGCTGGCCCGGCGTGGGATCCTGGCGGGGGTCACGCTCGCGTTCGCCCGCGCGGCCGGCGAGTTCGGCGCGACGCTCGTGCTCGCGTACTACCCGCGCACGCTCCCGGTCCAGATCTGGGCCACCTTCCAGGGCCGCGGCCTCGAAGCCGCCTACCCCGTCGCCGTCGTCCTCCTCGCCCTCGCCTCGGGCGCGCTGGTCCTCATCAACCTGCTCGGCGAGTCCGCGCCCGTCCTCCCCGAGTGA
- a CDS encoding DUF5807 family protein, translating into MSDREEFLAGDRPEDVFMYFADDAVSGIDALAGHGERVDDGVVLVVEGDSGRSAFQRATDLDPMAFAKQAMPNEGIVDADATGGVCPDSDDTEGPHDARFVFAFAEEQNEDVEGLYNEGDVIHAYVQCSCGTAYSEKWLAGEK; encoded by the coding sequence ATGAGCGACCGCGAGGAGTTCCTGGCCGGCGACCGGCCGGAGGACGTGTTCATGTACTTCGCCGACGACGCCGTCTCGGGGATCGACGCCCTGGCGGGCCACGGCGAGCGCGTCGACGACGGGGTCGTCCTCGTCGTCGAGGGCGACAGCGGCCGCAGCGCCTTCCAGCGCGCGACCGACCTCGATCCGATGGCGTTCGCGAAACAGGCGATGCCCAACGAGGGGATCGTCGACGCCGACGCGACCGGCGGGGTCTGCCCCGATAGCGACGACACCGAGGGACCGCACGACGCCCGGTTCGTCTTCGCTTTCGCCGAGGAACAGAACGAGGATGTCGAGGGGCTGTACAACGAGGGCGACGTGATCCACGCCTACGTCCAGTGTTCCTGCGGCACCGCCTACTCCGAGAAGTGGCTCGCCGGCGAGAAGTAG
- a CDS encoding phosphotransferase family protein: MTDPKYGPRDPLSAEQVAAAVAALRANWTVLDAEPMPAGSDIVYGVTVRDAHDRRREVVLKCFRRDGPVEGRSPERFFVEVDLLELVGRETAIPVPEVYGAYRSRDGLPAPAFLMERLPGEPPLGVAAEGRAAVAERLLRESGRYLARIHDLRSFDAFGDLVSGDGGPAVRDGRATWPARLRDIVDDSLDGLAGTRFADLAERLREYADGRFDELDLAADAALLHGDYRPGNLLADPGTGEPTAVLDWGAAQAGDPRYELAWAVREFAGRAPVGSVARARVREAFIDAYEESRGTRFERDAAFERRQSFYLAVTWLVECRWFDAWWGGADESAREARAERLRENVKELR, encoded by the coding sequence ATGACCGACCCGAAGTACGGCCCCCGCGACCCGCTCTCGGCCGAACAGGTCGCGGCGGCCGTCGCCGCACTCCGCGCTAACTGGACCGTTCTGGACGCCGAGCCGATGCCGGCCGGCAGCGACATCGTGTACGGCGTCACGGTCCGGGACGCGCACGACCGACGGCGCGAGGTCGTGCTGAAGTGCTTCCGGAGGGACGGGCCGGTCGAGGGTCGCTCCCCGGAACGGTTTTTCGTCGAAGTCGACCTGCTCGAACTCGTCGGACGGGAGACGGCCATCCCCGTCCCGGAAGTCTACGGCGCCTATCGCTCCCGGGACGGACTTCCCGCGCCGGCGTTCCTGATGGAACGACTCCCCGGCGAGCCGCCGCTCGGGGTCGCCGCCGAGGGTCGGGCGGCCGTCGCGGAGCGGCTCCTCCGCGAGTCCGGCCGGTATCTCGCCCGGATCCACGACCTGCGGTCGTTCGACGCGTTCGGGGACCTGGTCTCCGGGGACGGCGGTCCGGCCGTCCGCGACGGTCGAGCGACGTGGCCCGCCAGGCTTCGCGACATCGTCGACGACTCGCTCGACGGGCTGGCCGGCACGCGCTTCGCGGATCTAGCGGAGCGGCTCCGCGAGTACGCCGACGGCCGCTTCGACGAACTCGACCTCGCGGCCGACGCCGCGCTCCTGCACGGCGACTACCGGCCCGGGAACCTGCTCGCCGACCCCGGGACGGGCGAGCCCACGGCCGTCCTCGACTGGGGCGCGGCGCAGGCCGGCGACCCGCGATACGAACTGGCCTGGGCCGTCCGCGAGTTCGCCGGGCGGGCGCCCGTCGGTTCGGTCGCCCGGGCGCGCGTTCGCGAGGCGTTCATCGACGCGTACGAGGAGAGTCGAGGGACCCGGTTCGAGCGCGACGCGGCGTTCGAACGCCGACAGTCGTTCTACCTCGCGGTCACGTGGCTGGTCGAGTGTCGGTGGTTCGACGCCTGGTGGGGCGGCGCGGACGAGTCCGCGCGCGAGGCGCGGGCCGAGCGACTCCGGGAGAACGTGAAAGAGCTACGGTGA
- a CDS encoding DHH family phosphoesterase, with protein sequence MDDRIIDGDRLPLERKSVLPGEGFFYPDSLRETKKESEAVEALSGAETVVIADTDADGLGCVALVREVHGDDAALVPSGPHELRQSIEWAVEYAPDDAVVFICDLCPDSEGDIEGIETLAERTTVRWFDHHQWDDDLAAAVEAAGVELTVGDSDEVCTTDVALSELDYGFPEKFEALARVTRDHDLWIKEDERSDDLADYAMWAEPEEYVRVIRRYGVDFPEAVEEFLAEERVEKEALIEKAVERGELREVGQWTVGVTYGRCSQNEVAEAMRREGADASVIVKPAGSASIRGSEGFERAHEVAEQVNGGGHPRAAGCKPDIYDDMLDYAHHWTTRGAVAKQAILDAFRALPPEDEEGLDTER encoded by the coding sequence ATGGACGACCGCATCATCGACGGCGACCGGCTCCCGCTCGAACGGAAGTCGGTCCTGCCGGGCGAGGGCTTCTTCTACCCCGATTCGCTGCGCGAGACGAAAAAGGAGAGCGAGGCCGTCGAGGCGCTGTCCGGCGCCGAGACGGTCGTGATCGCCGACACCGACGCCGACGGGCTGGGCTGCGTCGCGCTCGTCCGCGAGGTCCACGGCGACGACGCCGCCCTGGTCCCCTCCGGACCCCACGAACTGCGCCAGAGCATCGAGTGGGCCGTCGAGTACGCCCCCGACGACGCCGTCGTCTTCATCTGCGACCTCTGTCCCGACAGCGAGGGCGACATCGAGGGGATCGAGACGCTGGCGGAACGGACGACGGTCCGCTGGTTCGACCACCACCAGTGGGACGACGACCTCGCGGCCGCCGTCGAGGCCGCCGGGGTCGAGTTGACCGTCGGCGACTCCGACGAGGTCTGCACGACCGACGTGGCCCTCTCGGAACTCGACTACGGCTTCCCCGAGAAGTTCGAGGCGCTCGCGCGGGTCACCCGCGACCACGACCTGTGGATCAAGGAAGACGAGCGCAGCGACGACCTGGCCGACTACGCGATGTGGGCCGAGCCGGAGGAGTACGTCCGCGTCATCCGCCGCTACGGCGTCGACTTCCCCGAGGCCGTCGAGGAGTTCCTCGCCGAGGAGCGCGTCGAGAAGGAGGCGCTGATCGAGAAGGCCGTCGAACGGGGCGAGCTCCGTGAGGTCGGTCAGTGGACCGTCGGCGTCACCTACGGCCGCTGCTCGCAGAACGAGGTCGCCGAGGCGATGCGCCGCGAGGGCGCCGACGCGTCGGTGATCGTCAAGCCCGCGGGGAGCGCCTCGATCCGCGGCTCGGAGGGTTTCGAGCGCGCCCACGAGGTCGCCGAGCAGGTCAACGGCGGCGGCCACCCGCGCGCGGCCGGCTGCAAGCCCGACATCTACGACGACATGCTCGACTACGCCCACCACTGGACGACCCGCGGCGCGGTCGCGAAACAGGCCATCCTCGACGCGTTCCGCGCGCTCCCGCCCGAGGACGAGGAAGGCCTCGACACCGAGCGGTAA
- a CDS encoding universal stress protein: MFDTVVIATDGSDSASRAVDVALDFAGKFGAEVHALYVVDRGDVAASPDELRKELVDALEAAAEEALDDVRERTEGSVETAVRNGRPGTEITNYAEEVDADAVALGTRGRHGDHGFVLGSVAEAVVRRCDRPVLTVRQLDEGEVAPGEA; the protein is encoded by the coding sequence ATGTTCGACACGGTGGTCATCGCGACCGACGGCTCGGACAGCGCCTCGCGGGCCGTCGACGTGGCGCTGGACTTCGCCGGCAAGTTCGGGGCGGAGGTCCACGCGCTGTACGTGGTCGACAGGGGGGACGTGGCGGCGTCGCCGGACGAGCTCAGGAAGGAACTCGTCGACGCGCTGGAGGCCGCCGCCGAGGAGGCGCTCGACGACGTGCGCGAGCGCACCGAGGGGTCGGTCGAGACGGCCGTCCGCAACGGCCGCCCGGGCACCGAGATCACCAACTACGCCGAGGAGGTCGACGCCGACGCGGTCGCGCTCGGGACGCGCGGCCGCCACGGCGACCACGGGTTCGTCCTCGGCAGCGTCGCCGAGGCGGTCGTCCGCCGCTGTGACCGCCCCGTGCTCACCGTCCGCCAGCTCGACGAGGGCGAGGTCGCGCCGGGCGAGGCCTGA
- a CDS encoding universal stress protein — MTLDIEQVLVPVDATDQAEQAVRYGLAIADRYDAAVHVLHVIDEPVKRGIETGEVDPEAVADEQVSFADDAAEFADGVSVTHSTVVGFSRSRLRQHPGSAILDVAEELPADFVVVPREHGTEPDETLGKSAQYVVEYASQPVLSV, encoded by the coding sequence ATGACGCTGGACATCGAGCAGGTCCTCGTGCCGGTCGACGCGACGGACCAGGCCGAACAGGCCGTCCGCTACGGGCTCGCGATCGCCGACCGGTACGACGCGGCCGTCCACGTGCTACACGTGATCGACGAGCCGGTCAAGCGCGGGATCGAGACCGGCGAGGTCGACCCCGAGGCGGTCGCCGACGAGCAGGTGTCGTTCGCCGACGACGCCGCCGAGTTCGCCGACGGCGTGTCGGTCACCCACTCGACGGTCGTCGGCTTCTCGCGGTCGCGGCTGCGCCAGCACCCCGGCAGCGCCATCCTCGACGTGGCCGAGGAGCTCCCCGCGGACTTCGTCGTCGTCCCGCGCGAACACGGGACCGAACCGGACGAGACGCTCGGCAAGTCCGCGCAGTACGTCGTCGAGTACGCAAGCCAGCCGGTCCTCTCGGTGTAG
- a CDS encoding GNAT family N-acetyltransferase gives MTGRTYPDEPAGSFPEPPLEFTDGEDREIRIERSGVDDFERLVGMYDAFDPADRAQGIPPVKEEAVREWLDTLLSEESVNVVAVHEGEPVGHAILVPDREAAYELAVFVLGDYQSAGIGTKLLEALLGAGQAADIEKVWLTVERWNEPAIALYEKLGFETSNAESFELEMAVRLS, from the coding sequence ATGACCGGACGCACCTACCCCGACGAGCCGGCCGGCTCGTTCCCGGAGCCCCCGCTCGAGTTCACCGACGGCGAGGACCGCGAGATCCGCATCGAGCGCAGCGGCGTCGACGACTTCGAGCGGCTGGTCGGGATGTACGACGCGTTCGACCCGGCCGACCGCGCCCAGGGCATCCCGCCGGTCAAGGAGGAGGCCGTCCGCGAGTGGCTGGACACGCTCCTCTCGGAGGAGTCGGTCAACGTCGTCGCCGTCCACGAGGGCGAGCCGGTCGGTCACGCCATCCTCGTCCCCGACCGGGAGGCGGCCTACGAGCTCGCGGTGTTCGTCCTCGGCGACTACCAGAGCGCCGGGATCGGTACCAAACTGCTGGAGGCGCTGCTGGGGGCCGGCCAGGCCGCCGACATCGAGAAGGTCTGGCTCACCGTCGAGCGCTGGAACGAACCCGCCATCGCGCTGTACGAGAAGCTCGGCTTCGAGACGAGCAACGCCGAGAGCTTCGAGCTGGAGATGGCGGTCCGGCTGTCCTGA
- a CDS encoding universal stress protein: MKVLLGMGGSPDGFDALDETLARAREAGDDLTVAVLDTSEDYDVDDVESRIRDRVADAEIDVEVTQLPGHPGSQLSQFAEREEFDRIVIGGGQRSPMGKIELGEVAEFVLLNADTTVTLVR; encoded by the coding sequence ATGAAGGTCCTCCTGGGCATGGGCGGGAGTCCCGACGGGTTCGACGCGCTCGACGAGACGCTGGCCCGCGCCCGCGAGGCGGGCGACGACCTGACGGTGGCCGTCCTCGACACGTCCGAGGACTACGACGTCGACGACGTGGAGTCGCGGATCCGCGACCGGGTCGCCGACGCCGAGATCGACGTCGAGGTGACCCAGCTCCCCGGCCACCCGGGAAGTCAGCTCTCGCAGTTCGCCGAGCGCGAGGAGTTCGACCGCATCGTCATCGGGGGCGGCCAGCGCAGCCCGATGGGAAAGATCGAACTCGGCGAAGTCGCCGAGTTCGTCCTGTTGAACGCCGATACGACGGTGACTCTCGTTCGATGA
- a CDS encoding ABC transporter ATP-binding protein, with amino-acid sequence MSVDLDEEEVFDDVRDRVDRPMRRLFAEYGRDNVPQFVVGLFSSVFARVLDLLPPLLLTLAIDAIFRDTTPFSLPLVPDAWLPTEATAQIWLTVALIGAAFTVGAAFHWTRNWGWNSFAQNIQHDVRTDTYDKMQRLNMEFFSDKQTGELMSILSNDVNRLERFLNDGMNSFFRLSVMVVAIAAILVYWNWQLALVTLVIVPMIAFFTYKFVQTIQPQYAEVRSSVGQLNSRLENNLGGVQVIKTANTESFESDRVEDVSEDYFDANWAAINTRIKFFPGLRLLSGVGFVATFLIGGIWVVSYQTTGTAPWFFTGELTEGQFVGFILLSQRFIWPMAQFGQIINMYQRAYASSERIFGLMDTPSRIVEDPDADELVVEDGHVEFDDVSFGYDDSEDIVDDISFDVEGGETVALVGPTGAGKSTVMKLLLRMYDVDEGAIRIDGADLREVTIPSLRRALGYVSQETFLFYGTVEENIEYGTFDADREDIVEAAKMAEAHQFIQNLPEGYDTKVGERGVKLSGGQRQRIALARAILKDPDILVLDEATSDVDTETEMLIQRSLDRLTADRTTFAIAHRLSTIKDADKIVVLEDGQIVERGTHEELLAEDGLYAKLWAVQAGEIDELPEEFVERAARRRSKVEADAEAEAGDDD; translated from the coding sequence ATGAGTGTAGACCTCGACGAGGAGGAGGTCTTCGACGACGTGCGCGACCGGGTCGACCGGCCGATGCGCCGGCTGTTCGCGGAGTACGGCCGCGACAACGTCCCGCAGTTCGTCGTCGGGCTGTTCAGCAGCGTCTTCGCTCGCGTGCTGGACCTCCTCCCCCCGCTTCTGTTGACACTGGCGATCGACGCGATCTTCCGCGACACCACGCCCTTCAGCCTCCCGCTGGTCCCCGACGCGTGGCTCCCGACGGAGGCGACGGCCCAGATCTGGCTGACCGTCGCGCTCATCGGCGCGGCGTTCACGGTCGGCGCGGCGTTCCACTGGACGCGCAACTGGGGGTGGAACTCCTTCGCCCAGAACATCCAGCACGACGTCCGCACCGACACCTACGACAAGATGCAGCGGCTGAACATGGAGTTCTTCTCGGACAAGCAGACCGGCGAGCTCATGTCGATCCTCTCGAACGACGTGAACCGGCTGGAGCGGTTCCTCAACGACGGGATGAACTCCTTCTTCCGGCTGTCGGTGATGGTGGTCGCCATCGCGGCCATCCTCGTCTACTGGAACTGGCAGCTCGCGCTGGTGACGCTGGTGATCGTTCCGATGATCGCCTTCTTCACCTACAAGTTCGTCCAGACGATCCAGCCCCAGTACGCGGAGGTCCGGTCGTCGGTCGGCCAGCTCAACTCGCGGCTGGAGAACAACCTCGGCGGCGTGCAGGTCATCAAGACGGCCAACACCGAGAGCTTCGAGTCCGACCGCGTCGAGGACGTCTCCGAGGACTACTTCGACGCCAACTGGGCGGCGATCAACACGCGGATCAAGTTCTTCCCCGGCCTCCGGCTGCTGTCGGGCGTCGGCTTCGTCGCCACGTTCCTGATCGGCGGGATCTGGGTGGTCTCCTACCAGACGACCGGGACCGCCCCGTGGTTCTTCACGGGCGAGCTGACCGAGGGGCAGTTCGTCGGGTTCATCCTCCTCTCTCAGCGGTTCATCTGGCCGATGGCGCAGTTCGGGCAGATCATCAACATGTACCAGCGGGCCTACGCCTCCAGCGAGCGGATCTTCGGGTTGATGGACACGCCGAGCCGGATCGTCGAGGACCCCGACGCCGACGAACTGGTCGTCGAGGACGGCCACGTCGAGTTCGACGACGTGTCCTTCGGCTACGACGACAGCGAGGACATCGTCGACGACATCTCCTTCGACGTGGAGGGCGGCGAGACGGTCGCGCTGGTCGGGCCCACGGGCGCGGGGAAGTCGACGGTGATGAAGCTGCTGCTGCGGATGTACGACGTGGACGAGGGCGCCATCCGCATCGACGGGGCGGACCTGCGCGAGGTGACGATCCCGAGCCTGCGGCGGGCGCTGGGCTACGTCAGCCAGGAGACGTTCCTCTTCTACGGGACCGTCGAGGAGAACATCGAGTACGGCACCTTCGACGCCGACCGCGAGGACATCGTCGAGGCGGCGAAGATGGCCGAGGCCCACCAGTTCATCCAGAACCTCCCGGAGGGCTACGACACGAAGGTCGGCGAACGCGGCGTGAAGCTGTCGGGCGGCCAGCGCCAGCGGATCGCGCTGGCCCGGGCGATCCTCAAGGACCCGGACATCCTCGTGCTCGACGAGGCGACCTCGGACGTGGACACGGAGACGGAGATGCTCATCCAGCGGTCGCTGGACAGGCTCACCGCCGACCGGACGACCTTCGCAATCGCCCACCGCCTCTCGACCATCAAGGACGCCGACAAGATCGTCGTCCTCGAAGACGGGCAGATCGTCGAACGGGGCACCCACGAGGAGCTGCTGGCCGAGGACGGGCTGTACGCGAAGCTCTGGGCGGTCCAGGCCGGCGAGATCGACGAACTGCCCGAGGAGTTCGTCGAGCGGGCGGCGCGGCGCCGCTCGAAGGTCGAGGCCGACGCCGAGGCCGAAGCGGGCGACGACGACTGA
- a CDS encoding DUF192 domain-containing protein, with protein MVDSRIVWGFGACLLLVVGGVYAVQSGLVYQLNPPDPDGYERVTVTAYDENGTELATVEARVADTRPKRILGLSNTSELATGEGMLFVHDEVENHGYVMRDMSFPLDIVFVRADEQITAIHHAGVPEGSYEKTYRGRGKWVLEVPRGWANRTGVGVGDRIAIPESAHNASG; from the coding sequence ATGGTCGACAGTCGGATCGTCTGGGGGTTCGGGGCCTGTCTCCTGCTGGTGGTCGGGGGCGTCTACGCGGTCCAGTCCGGGCTCGTCTACCAGCTGAACCCGCCGGACCCGGACGGCTACGAGCGGGTGACGGTCACGGCCTACGACGAGAACGGGACCGAACTCGCGACGGTCGAGGCCCGCGTCGCGGACACGCGACCCAAGCGGATACTGGGCCTCAGCAACACCTCCGAGCTGGCGACGGGCGAGGGGATGCTGTTCGTCCACGACGAGGTCGAGAACCACGGCTACGTGATGCGGGATATGTCGTTCCCGCTCGACATCGTCTTCGTGCGGGCCGACGAGCAGATCACGGCGATCCACCACGCGGGCGTCCCGGAGGGCAGCTACGAGAAGACCTATCGCGGCCGCGGGAAGTGGGTGCTGGAGGTGCCCCGCGGGTGGGCCAACCGCACGGGCGTCGGTGTCGGCGACCGGATCGCGATCCCCGAATCGGCACACAACGCGAGCGGGTGA
- a CDS encoding sigma factor-like helix-turn-helix DNA-binding protein has translation MTFQSSLFHYEEDLSALSEAEREVYEAVEQDGYGMREYARKTWRSPGTVGNLLRRARRRLDGGEAT, from the coding sequence GTGACGTTCCAGTCATCCCTCTTCCACTACGAGGAAGACCTGTCGGCGCTCTCCGAGGCGGAGCGGGAGGTGTACGAGGCGGTCGAACAGGACGGCTACGGGATGCGGGAGTACGCCCGCAAGACCTGGCGCTCGCCGGGCACAGTCGGGAATCTCCTACGCCGGGCTCGCCGTCGTCTCGACGGAGGTGAGGCGACGTGA